GGGCTCCCGAACCACAAACGAATCACAGAGAAGAGAACCACATGCAACGCCGTACCTTCCTCCGCATCCTGGCCACCGCCGCAGCCGCCGCGACCGCCGGCCCCGTCCTCGCGGCCTGCTCGTCCGACCCCTCCGACGGCGGCAACGGCAAGGAGCCCGGAAAGAAGCTGGACACCCTCCGCATCGCCGCCATCGGCGCCCCCGGCGAGGGCCTGAGCCCCGCCGAGGCGATGTCGACCGCCACCTGGGCGGTGCTGTACGCGGTCTACGAATCGCTGGTCATCGCCGGCGACGACGGCGCGCTGTTCCAGCTCGCGGCGAAAGCCGAGCCGAACGACGACGCCACGGTCTGGACGGTGTCCCTGCGCGACGGCGCGAAGTTCTCCGACGGCTCCCCCGTGACCGCCGAAGACGTGCTGGCGTCGTTCCGCGAGACGGCCAAGGATCCGATGAAGGGCATGACCCTCGCCGACATCGACCTCGGGGCGTCCTCCGCGAAGGACGACTCCACCGTCGAGTTCACGCTGTCCCGGCCGCGGGCCGATTTCGTCGGGGCCGTCCTGGGCCTGTCCAGCCTGGTGTTCAAGGGCGGCGACCCGTCCAACGGCATCGGTTCGGGCCCCTACGTGGTGGACTCCGGCGACTCGGGCCAGGGGTGGAAGCTCACCGCCAACCCGGAGTACCCGGCCGAAAAGCGCATCTCCGACAACCTCGAGGTGCAGGTCATCGCCGACGCCGACGCACGGAGCAGGGCGGTCGATTCCGGCGCCGTCGATCTGGCCGTCGATCTCCCGGCCACGGCCCGGCGCAGCCTGCGGACCGCCGAGGCGTGGGTCCCGGGCACCGCCGACTCGAAGGGGCTCATGTTCATCCTCAACACGACCGTCGCCCCGTTTGACGATCCCGACGTCCGCCGCGCGGCCAAGATCGCGCTCGATCGCCGGGCGCTGGTGGACCAGGCGCTCGACGGCGCCGGCGAGCCGGGCGCGGACATCCCGGGCCTGGGCTTCCCGGGCTACCCGGAGAAAATCAAAGCCCCCAAGCGGGATATCGAGGAGGCCCGCCGCATCTTCGAGAAGAAGGGCGTCAAGGAGTTCACCATCGTCACCGCGGACTTCTCCCCGGGCATGAACGACGGCGCCGAGCTGGCCGCGCGCCAGTTCGAGGAGGCCGGCGTGAAGGTCACCGTCGACAAGCGGGACCCGACCACCTACTTCGCCGACATGGGCGCGCTGAAGAAGCTGCCCGTGTTCGCCTCGTACTTCGTCAACCGCCCCCTGGAATCCGGCCTGTCGTTCCTGACCGGCTCGAAGGCGATGTTCAACCTGTCCGGCTTCGGCTCGAACCCCGAGTGGGATGGGAAGCTCGCCGCGGCGCAGGCCGAAACCGACGACGGCCGCCGCGCCGGCATGATCGCCGACCTCGCCGAAGAGATGCACGAGGACGGCGGCGAGTTGCTGTGGGGTTACGCCAACGCCGTCCACGGCCGGGCCGAAGGAGTGCCGGACATGCCCGTGTCCTTGTCGGTTCCGCTGCCGGAGAAGAAGTGAGGTTCGGGCCGCAGCCGGCCCGTTCCGCCTTCGCCGGCGCCGTGCGGTGGCTGTCGGTTCTCGCCGGCGCGTCGGCGCTGACCTTCGTGCTGATGGACTGGCTGCCCGGCGACGCCGCGACGATCATCGCCCGCACGTCGGATGCGGCGCGCATCGAGCAGGTGCGCGCCGACCTCGGTCTGGACAGACCCCTGGCGGTGCGCCTGGCCGAATGGGCGTCGGCCCTCGTGCTGCATGGCGACGGCGGTTCGCTGTTCTCCTCCGGTGCGCCGGTGTGGGAGGCGGCGGCCGTCCCCGCGCGCAATTCTGCGATCCTCGTCGCCTTCGCCCTGCCGTCGCTGATCCTGCTCGGCGTGGTCACCGGCGCGGTAGCCGGGGCGCGCCCCGGATCGGCGCGCGACGGCGCCGTGTCCACCGGCGCCCAGACCACGTTGGCCGTTCCCGAGTTCGCCCTGGCGACCCTGCTGCTCGTCGTGCTGGCGGGACTGCTCCGCGTGGCTCCGGCGGTGTCGCTGGTTCCACCCGGCGGCACTCCCCTGGACCGGCCGGCGGCGCTCATCGTCCCGGTGCTCGGCATCGCGTTGACGGGCGGTGCATGGTTGCAGCGGATGGTCCGCGCCGCGGTGGTGGACGCTTCCCTGCGGCCGCACGTCCGGGCCGCCGCACTCGCCGGGATGCATCCGGCGGCGGTGATGCTCCGCCACACCCTGCCCGCCGCCGCGGGACCGATCGCGCAAGCGTGCGCGGCCACGGTCCCCTACGCGGTCACCGGCACGGTGGTCATCGAGAACGTCGTCGGGTACCCGGGCGCGGGCACGCTCGTCGCCGGGCTCGTGTCGGCCCGGGAGACGGTCGCCGTGTCGTCCCTCGTCGTGATTTTCGCGGCCATCACGGTCGCCGCCTTCGCCATGGCGGAGCGCATGTCCGGCCTCGGCGACGAGATCAATGATCGGAGGGCCCGCCGATGATCCGCCCCACTCTTTTCACGGGTCCCACCGATCCCCGGGCCGCCGCAGCCGACGGGACACGCGCCCCTTCAGCTGACCCGGCGACCGCCCCCGCAACCGACGCGACGCCGACCCCTTCAGCCGACGCGACGCCGGCAACGCGGTCCCGTTTCGCCCGGTTCCGCGTCCCCGACCCCCGCGGCCGCAGTCCGCGGAGGACCTACGCCTGGGCGCTGGCCCTCATTTGGTGCGCCGTGCTGGCCTGCGCCATCGCCGGCCCGCTGATCGCGGGGTGGCTGGGCGCGCCCGATCCCGGCGAACCCGTCGGCCGGCCGTTCGACGAGCCGCAGCCGGGTCATCCGCTGGGCACCGACCGGCTGGGCCGCGATCTGCTCGCCCGCATGCTCATGGGCAACGCGGCTCTGGTCATTCCGCCCGCCATCGCGGCCCTGGCGTCGACTGCCGCCGGCCTGGCCGTCGGCCTGGCCTCCGCGGCGCTGCCGAGGTGGCGGCCGGTGTTCCGGTGGTTCACCGAAACGCTGCTGGTCATCCCCGCGATGGTGATCCTGTTGGCGGTCATCGCGGCGACGGGCGGCAACATCGCGGCGGTGGCCGCGATGGCGGTACTGGTCTCGCTGCCGATGTCCGCGAAGTACCTCGATGCGGCGGCGCGGCCGGTGCTGTCCTCCGGGTTCGTGGAGATCTCGCGCGCCACGGGCGCGTCGTGGCCCTCGATCATCGTCCGCGACGTGCTGCCCGCCATGCGCCGGCCGATCCTGGCCGACGCCGGCATCCGCTACGTCGCGGTCGTCTTCATGACGGCCACCGCCTCGTTCCTGGGCGGCGCGTCCGGCTCCGGCGGCGAAACGTGGGCGGCGATGGTCGGCGCGGGCATTTCCGGCATCGACCTGAACCCGTGGTCGGTGGTGGCCCCGGTGGCTGCGATCATCGCGCTGACTGCACCGCCGGCCCTGCTCACCGACCTGGCCACGGGAGGTCGCCGATGATCCCCGTGTCCGTGCGAGGCCTGTCCGTCGCCTCCCGCGGCGGCGCCGTTTTCCGCGACCTCGACCTGGAGGTGCCGGCGGGCTCCGCCATCGCGCTCGTCGGCCCCTCGGGGTCCGGCAAGTCGACGCTGGCGCACGCGCTGCTCGGCGACGTCCCCGACGGACTGACGGTCACCGCCGGCGCCATCGCGGTCGACGGCCTCGATCCGTTGGCCATGTCCCCGCGGCAGCTGCGGACCCTGCGCCGCCGCTGCGCCTACGTGGACCAGGACCCCGGGGCGTCGCTGCCGCCGCATCTGACGGTGCGCCGCATCCTGGGCGAACGCGCCCGCATCGCGCATGGCTCGCCGTCGCGCGGGGGCCGGGCCCCGGTGCTTTCCGACGACGCCATGCTCCGCCTCCTCGAGGATTTGGGGCTCTCCGGCGTGACGGGCATCCTCGACCGGCGCCCATCGGAGTTGTCGGGCGGGCAGCGCCGCCGGGTCGGGGTGGCCGCGGGCCTCGCGGCGGCCCCGGAACTGCTGATCATCGATGAGCCGACCGCCGGCGTCGACGCCGCGGCGGTGGAGCTGATGATGGACACGCTTTGCCGGGCCCGCGAGCGGACGAAGGCGACGTTCCTGGTCATCACCCACGACCATGCGGTGGCCG
This genomic stretch from Corynebacterium hansenii harbors:
- a CDS encoding ABC transporter substrate-binding protein — protein: MQRRTFLRILATAAAAATAGPVLAACSSDPSDGGNGKEPGKKLDTLRIAAIGAPGEGLSPAEAMSTATWAVLYAVYESLVIAGDDGALFQLAAKAEPNDDATVWTVSLRDGAKFSDGSPVTAEDVLASFRETAKDPMKGMTLADIDLGASSAKDDSTVEFTLSRPRADFVGAVLGLSSLVFKGGDPSNGIGSGPYVVDSGDSGQGWKLTANPEYPAEKRISDNLEVQVIADADARSRAVDSGAVDLAVDLPATARRSLRTAEAWVPGTADSKGLMFILNTTVAPFDDPDVRRAAKIALDRRALVDQALDGAGEPGADIPGLGFPGYPEKIKAPKRDIEEARRIFEKKGVKEFTIVTADFSPGMNDGAELAARQFEEAGVKVTVDKRDPTTYFADMGALKKLPVFASYFVNRPLESGLSFLTGSKAMFNLSGFGSNPEWDGKLAAAQAETDDGRRAGMIADLAEEMHEDGGELLWGYANAVHGRAEGVPDMPVSLSVPLPEKK
- a CDS encoding ABC transporter permease, yielding MRFGPQPARSAFAGAVRWLSVLAGASALTFVLMDWLPGDAATIIARTSDAARIEQVRADLGLDRPLAVRLAEWASALVLHGDGGSLFSSGAPVWEAAAVPARNSAILVAFALPSLILLGVVTGAVAGARPGSARDGAVSTGAQTTLAVPEFALATLLLVVLAGLLRVAPAVSLVPPGGTPLDRPAALIVPVLGIALTGGAWLQRMVRAAVVDASLRPHVRAAALAGMHPAAVMLRHTLPAAAGPIAQACAATVPYAVTGTVVIENVVGYPGAGTLVAGLVSARETVAVSSLVVIFAAITVAAFAMAERMSGLGDEINDRRARR
- a CDS encoding ABC transporter permease, with product MLACAIAGPLIAGWLGAPDPGEPVGRPFDEPQPGHPLGTDRLGRDLLARMLMGNAALVIPPAIAALASTAAGLAVGLASAALPRWRPVFRWFTETLLVIPAMVILLAVIAATGGNIAAVAAMAVLVSLPMSAKYLDAAARPVLSSGFVEISRATGASWPSIIVRDVLPAMRRPILADAGIRYVAVVFMTATASFLGGASGSGGETWAAMVGAGISGIDLNPWSVVAPVAAIIALTAPPALLTDLATGGRR